A region of Paractinoplanes abujensis DNA encodes the following proteins:
- a CDS encoding maleylpyruvate isomerase family mycothiol-dependent enzyme, whose product MNRLHATKDFWLAALRADSPALQDAVAQAGPEAAVPGCPDWTVADLVEHLTSELHWVREIAARGVTERPDPPQVPPRPEWETALDGLRRELTGTIETLEALDADFAAWNWAPQAKKASFWQRRMAHEISVHRWDAESAAERPTPIETKLAADGVSEVLDTWLPAGRRKGPTDLHGVVHLIANDAGYEWFVRLRGAGVALLDTGTILDSDDHHARAQATGTASDLLLMLMGRLRTDRLVVTGDPRLISALRTG is encoded by the coding sequence ATGAACAGGCTGCACGCGACAAAGGACTTCTGGCTCGCGGCGCTGCGGGCCGACAGCCCCGCGCTGCAGGACGCGGTCGCCCAGGCCGGCCCCGAGGCGGCCGTCCCCGGCTGCCCCGACTGGACGGTCGCCGACCTGGTCGAGCACCTGACGTCCGAGCTGCATTGGGTCCGTGAGATCGCGGCGCGCGGTGTCACCGAGCGCCCCGACCCGCCGCAGGTGCCACCCCGCCCCGAGTGGGAGACCGCGCTGGACGGGCTGCGCCGCGAGCTGACCGGCACGATCGAGACGCTCGAGGCCCTCGACGCCGACTTCGCCGCCTGGAACTGGGCGCCGCAGGCCAAGAAGGCGTCGTTCTGGCAGCGCCGCATGGCTCACGAGATCTCGGTGCACCGCTGGGACGCCGAGTCCGCGGCCGAGCGCCCAACCCCGATCGAGACCAAGCTGGCCGCCGACGGAGTGAGCGAGGTGCTCGACACCTGGCTGCCCGCCGGCCGCCGAAAGGGCCCGACCGACCTGCACGGCGTGGTCCACCTGATCGCCAACGACGCCGGTTACGAGTGGTTCGTGCGGCTGCGCGGGGCCGGGGTGGCCCTGCTCGACACGGGCACGATTCTCGACTCCGACGACCACCACGCCCGCGCACAGGCCACCGGCACGGCGAGCGATCTGCTGCTGATGCTGATGGGCCGGTTGCGCACGGACCGCCTGGTCGTGACCGGGGACCCGCGCCTGATTTCCGCGCTCCGCACCGGCTGA
- a CDS encoding GH1 family beta-glucosidase — protein MTATVTPTTSAQPALAAITFPDDFIWGAATASYQIEGAAQEDGRGPSIWDTFSRTPGRVYNGHTGDVACDHYHRYADDVALMADLGLASYRFSVAWPRIQPDGTGPVNVKGLDFYDRLTDELLGKGIDPVVTLYHWDLPQTLEDLGGWANRLTAEAFAEYAQIVHARLGDRVKTWTTLNEPWCSAYLGYGSGVHAPGKQDPAAVFAAVHHLLLGHGLAARALRSAGAQSISITLNPNVALPVDPSSAADLEAVRIIDGLSNRLFLDPLFKGQYPADMLEHMSRFTDLAYIADGDLATINAPIDVLGINFYQPAYVSARPGAPSALDQPGSEGIAWHAPDGPVTDMNWRIEPSALTGLLERIHKDYPGVPLMITENGAAYPEGPSADGEVHDARRVDYLDGHLRACHDALAAGVDLRGYFVWSLMDNFEWAEGYRKRFGVVHVDYTTQQRTLKDSAKWYREVIRRNGIAAPGN, from the coding sequence ATGACGGCCACCGTCACGCCCACCACGTCGGCGCAGCCGGCCCTCGCCGCGATCACCTTCCCCGACGACTTCATCTGGGGCGCCGCGACGGCGTCGTACCAGATTGAGGGCGCGGCGCAGGAGGACGGTCGCGGCCCCTCGATCTGGGACACCTTCAGCCGTACGCCGGGACGCGTCTACAACGGGCACACCGGCGACGTCGCCTGCGACCACTACCACCGGTATGCCGACGACGTGGCGCTGATGGCCGACCTGGGCCTGGCGTCGTACCGGTTCTCAGTCGCCTGGCCGCGGATCCAGCCCGACGGCACCGGCCCGGTCAACGTCAAGGGTCTGGACTTCTACGACCGGCTCACCGACGAACTGCTCGGCAAGGGCATCGACCCGGTCGTCACGCTCTACCACTGGGATCTGCCGCAGACCCTGGAGGACCTCGGCGGCTGGGCCAACCGGCTCACCGCGGAGGCCTTCGCCGAGTACGCGCAGATCGTCCACGCCCGCCTGGGCGACCGGGTCAAGACCTGGACCACGCTGAACGAGCCGTGGTGCTCGGCCTACCTGGGCTACGGCAGCGGCGTGCACGCGCCCGGCAAGCAGGACCCGGCCGCCGTCTTCGCCGCGGTGCACCACCTGCTGCTCGGCCACGGCCTGGCGGCCCGCGCGCTGCGCTCGGCCGGCGCCCAGAGCATCAGCATCACGCTCAACCCGAACGTCGCCCTGCCGGTCGACCCGTCCAGCGCCGCCGACCTCGAGGCGGTCCGGATCATCGACGGGCTGTCCAACCGGCTGTTCCTCGACCCGCTGTTCAAGGGTCAGTACCCGGCCGACATGCTCGAGCACATGTCCCGGTTCACCGACCTGGCGTACATCGCCGACGGTGACCTGGCCACGATCAACGCGCCGATCGACGTACTGGGCATCAACTTCTACCAGCCCGCGTACGTCTCGGCCCGGCCCGGCGCCCCGTCGGCGCTCGACCAGCCCGGCAGCGAGGGCATCGCCTGGCACGCGCCCGACGGCCCGGTCACCGACATGAACTGGCGGATCGAGCCGTCCGCGCTGACCGGCCTGCTGGAGCGGATCCACAAGGACTACCCCGGCGTCCCGCTGATGATCACCGAAAACGGCGCGGCGTACCCCGAGGGCCCGTCCGCCGACGGCGAGGTGCACGACGCCCGCCGCGTCGACTATCTCGACGGCCACCTGCGCGCCTGCCATGATGCCCTGGCGGCCGGCGTCGATCTGCGTGGTTACTTCGTCTGGTCGCTCATGGACAATTTCGAGTGGGCCGAGGGGTATCGCAAGCGGTTCGGTGTCGTGCACGTCGACTACACGACGCAGCAGCGCACGCTGAAGGACAGCGCGAAGTGGTACCGGGAGGTGATCCGGCGCAACGGCATCGCCGCGCCGGGCAACTGA
- a CDS encoding response regulator transcription factor produces MSRLLVVEDDPDIALALRLLFSRAGYEVAHAGDGRTGLKEAYAEHPDLVVLDVGLPEMDGWQVLERLRDVSDVPVLVLTAHGQEAEKVRGLRGGADDYLTKPFANNELLARVEALLRRSSSGQNSWASQVYDDGLVHLDPTKRRVYVKGDEKRLTPTEFRLLNALVRHAGAVLSPNQLLTQAWDDPTGIGQERVKFAVLRLRRKLGWSDPDDSPIESVRGFGYRYRRPGGES; encoded by the coding sequence ATGAGTCGCCTACTCGTCGTCGAGGACGATCCGGACATCGCACTCGCCCTGCGTCTGTTGTTCAGCCGTGCGGGTTACGAGGTGGCGCACGCCGGCGACGGCCGTACGGGTCTCAAGGAGGCCTACGCGGAGCACCCCGACCTGGTGGTGCTCGACGTGGGCCTGCCCGAGATGGACGGGTGGCAGGTGCTCGAACGCCTGCGCGACGTCTCGGACGTGCCGGTGCTGGTGCTGACCGCGCACGGACAGGAGGCCGAGAAGGTCCGCGGGCTGCGCGGCGGGGCCGACGACTACCTGACCAAGCCGTTCGCCAACAACGAGTTGCTGGCCCGCGTGGAGGCGCTGCTGCGGCGCTCGTCGAGCGGGCAGAACAGCTGGGCCAGCCAGGTCTACGACGACGGCTTGGTGCACCTCGACCCGACCAAACGCCGGGTCTACGTCAAGGGCGACGAGAAGCGCCTCACGCCCACGGAGTTCCGGCTGCTCAACGCGCTGGTCCGGCACGCCGGGGCGGTGCTCAGCCCGAACCAGCTGCTGACCCAGGCCTGGGACGACCCGACCGGCATCGGCCAGGAGCGCGTCAAGTTCGCCGTGCTGCGCCTGCGCCGCAAGCTCGGCTGGTCCGACCCCGACGATTCGCCCATCGAATCCGTTCGTGGATTCGGTTACCGCTATCGCCGTCCCGGCGGAGAGTCCTGA
- a CDS encoding LacI family DNA-binding transcriptional regulator produces MVTRARPTLEAVARRAGVSRATVSRVVNGSTSVAASIREAVTRAVDELGYVPNQAARSLVTQRTESIALILPETANRVFSDDLFFPAIIRGVGVELEAADKQLVLMMAGSPKSHVRVERYAVAGHVDGVMFASMHGADPLPGTLARLGIPVICSGRPIGGPTVPYVDVDHFGGVAAGVRHLVAGGRRRIATIAGPQDMVAGIDRLAGYRATLDEAGLPQHVRFGDFTRESGISAMRSLLAADPALDAVFVASDMMAHGALIALREAGRRVPADVAVIGFDDFEISRYSDPPLTTVRQPIADMGRTMARQLLGLINGDPGRPDAVVLPTELVVRDSA; encoded by the coding sequence TTGGTGACGCGGGCGCGGCCGACCCTGGAAGCAGTGGCGCGCCGCGCCGGGGTGTCCCGGGCGACCGTCTCCCGCGTCGTCAACGGCTCGACCTCGGTGGCCGCCTCGATCCGGGAGGCGGTCACCCGGGCCGTCGACGAGCTGGGCTACGTGCCCAACCAGGCTGCCCGCAGCCTCGTCACCCAGCGCACCGAGTCGATCGCGCTGATCCTGCCCGAGACGGCCAACCGGGTGTTCTCGGACGACCTGTTCTTTCCCGCGATCATCCGCGGCGTCGGCGTCGAGCTGGAGGCGGCCGACAAGCAGCTGGTGCTGATGATGGCCGGTTCTCCGAAGAGCCACGTCCGGGTCGAGCGGTACGCCGTGGCCGGTCACGTCGACGGCGTCATGTTCGCCTCGATGCACGGCGCCGACCCGCTCCCCGGCACCCTGGCCCGCCTCGGCATCCCTGTCATCTGCAGCGGCCGTCCCATCGGCGGTCCCACGGTGCCCTATGTGGACGTGGATCACTTCGGCGGGGTCGCCGCGGGCGTACGGCATCTGGTCGCGGGCGGCCGCCGCCGGATCGCCACCATCGCCGGGCCGCAGGACATGGTGGCCGGCATCGACCGGCTGGCGGGCTACCGGGCCACGCTCGACGAGGCCGGCCTGCCCCAGCACGTGCGGTTCGGCGACTTCACCCGCGAGTCCGGCATCAGCGCGATGCGCTCGCTGCTGGCCGCCGACCCGGCGCTCGACGCGGTGTTCGTGGCCAGCGACATGATGGCGCACGGAGCGTTGATCGCCCTGAGGGAGGCCGGTCGCCGCGTCCCGGCCGACGTCGCGGTGATCGGCTTCGACGACTTCGAGATAAGCCGTTACAGCGATCCGCCGCTGACCACCGTGCGCCAGCCGATCGCCGACATGGGCCGCACGATGGCCCGCCAGCTGCTCGGCCTGATCAACGGCGACCCCGGCCGGCCCGACGCCGTGGTGTTACCGACGGAGCTGGTGGTCCGCGACTCCGCCTGA
- a CDS encoding CAP domain-containing protein codes for MLRQFVLLITGPVIGLAVAGPALAGVPTPPAPPAATTTTAVATPTVVAPRTLMSQVVTMTNRQRWANGCRRLLTVDRELVVASVRQSLYMARTGLFSHVWRDGTTFVRRSHLAGYEQPSGENIAWGYRTAAEVIEAWMASPRHRANMLNCGAKSIGTGVVYAANGVPYYTQVFGWD; via the coding sequence GTGCTGCGACAATTCGTCCTGCTGATCACCGGGCCGGTGATCGGGCTCGCCGTGGCCGGCCCGGCGCTGGCCGGTGTGCCGACGCCACCCGCACCACCGGCGGCCACGACCACGACTGCCGTCGCCACTCCCACGGTCGTCGCCCCGCGCACCCTGATGTCCCAGGTCGTCACGATGACCAACCGGCAGCGCTGGGCCAACGGATGCCGCCGCCTGCTCACCGTCGACCGGGAACTGGTCGTGGCCTCGGTGCGGCAGAGCCTCTACATGGCCCGCACCGGCCTGTTCAGCCACGTCTGGCGAGACGGCACGACCTTCGTGCGGCGGTCCCACCTGGCCGGATACGAGCAGCCCTCGGGCGAGAACATCGCCTGGGGCTACCGCACGGCGGCCGAGGTGATCGAGGCCTGGATGGCCAGCCCGCGGCACCGCGCCAACATGCTCAACTGCGGCGCCAAGTCGATCGGCACCGGCGTCGTCTACGCGGCCAACGGGGTGCCTTATTACACCCAGGTGTTCGGCTGGGACTGA
- a CDS encoding UDP-N-acetylmuramate dehydrogenase — protein MPDVTAAPQTVLSAYTTLRLGGPAGTLTVATETDQVVATVRNATEDGRPLLVLAGGSNVVIGDEGFDGTVLLLRTRGVRVVEEHADSVVLRVAAGEPWDDLVAYTVEQGLSGIECLSGIPGSAGATPIQNVGAYGQEVAHTIVAVHAYDRETRTLRVMPPAECGFAYRASVFKHSDRYVVVEVDFRLARSAESAPIRYAELARHLGVEAGDRVPLQQARDTVRKLREQKGMVLDADDRDTWSVGSFFTNPVVGADEWAALGLDAPHWPGEDGTVKIPAAWLIERAGFGKGFAGDGVAISTKHTLALTNRGTGTTEALLRLARTVRDGVRERFGVELHPEPVLINCAL, from the coding sequence GTGCCTGACGTTACCGCCGCTCCGCAAACCGTCCTGTCGGCGTACACGACGCTACGCCTCGGCGGCCCAGCCGGCACCTTGACGGTCGCCACCGAAACGGACCAAGTGGTTGCTACCGTGCGTAATGCCACGGAAGATGGGCGGCCGCTGCTGGTTCTGGCGGGCGGCAGCAACGTCGTGATCGGCGACGAGGGCTTCGACGGCACGGTCCTGCTGCTGCGCACCCGCGGCGTCCGGGTCGTCGAGGAGCACGCGGACAGCGTCGTGCTGCGGGTGGCCGCGGGCGAACCCTGGGACGACCTGGTGGCGTACACGGTGGAGCAGGGCCTGTCGGGCATCGAGTGCCTGAGCGGGATCCCGGGCTCGGCGGGCGCCACCCCGATCCAGAACGTGGGGGCGTACGGGCAGGAGGTCGCTCACACGATCGTGGCGGTCCACGCCTACGACCGCGAGACCCGGACGCTGCGGGTGATGCCCCCGGCCGAGTGCGGCTTCGCCTATCGCGCCAGCGTCTTCAAGCACAGCGACCGGTACGTGGTGGTGGAGGTCGACTTCCGGCTGGCCCGCTCGGCCGAGTCGGCCCCGATCCGCTACGCCGAGCTGGCCCGCCACCTCGGTGTCGAGGCCGGTGATCGGGTCCCGCTGCAGCAGGCCCGCGACACCGTGCGCAAGCTGCGCGAGCAGAAGGGCATGGTGCTCGACGCGGACGACCGCGACACGTGGTCGGTCGGCTCGTTCTTCACCAACCCGGTGGTCGGCGCCGACGAGTGGGCCGCGCTCGGCTTGGACGCCCCGCACTGGCCGGGCGAGGACGGCACGGTGAAGATCCCGGCGGCCTGGCTGATCGAGCGGGCCGGCTTCGGGAAGGGCTTCGCGGGCGACGGCGTGGCGATCTCCACCAAGCACACCCTGGCGCTGACCAACCGGGGCACAGGCACCACCGAGGCCCTGCTCCGGCTGGCCCGCACGGTGCGCGACGGCGTGCGCGAGCGCTTCGGCGTCGAGCTGCACCCGGAACCCGTGCTGATCAACTGTGCGCTCTGA